The Candidatus Arthromitus sp. SFB-mouse-Japan genome includes a region encoding these proteins:
- a CDS encoding DUF4363 family protein, translated as MKFNIKNISVYGSYTLLILLIIFSFLYVKQSTYQINKKLDVIKISLENDDWDSSISLFSEFELMHKKELECFSLFSNKNDLHEVLLSIKDISTNMAMKNRDICLSKIEILKFYIEHIYDSQIPKIRNIL; from the coding sequence ATGAAATTTAATATAAAAAATATATCAGTATATGGATCATATACCTTACTTATATTACTTATAATCTTTTCATTTTTGTATGTTAAGCAATCAACGTACCAGATAAATAAAAAACTTGATGTTATCAAAATATCTCTAGAAAACGATGACTGGGATTCTTCGATAAGTTTATTTAGTGAATTTGAACTAATGCATAAAAAAGAACTAGAGTGTTTCTCATTATTTTCAAATAAAAACGATTTACACGAAGTCTTATTATCAATTAAAGATATTTCTACAAATATGGCAATGAAAAATAGGGATATTTGTTTATCAAAAATTGAAATCCTAAAATTTTATATCGAACACATATATGATTCACAGATTCCTAAGATTAGAAATATATTATAA
- a CDS encoding DUF421 domain-containing protein, whose protein sequence is MLIVLSRTIIIFVVMFFTMKMMGKRYIAQLEPYEFVVSIMIAELATLPLEDVSIPLLYGIICIFTILFIEFIISQIQLKNIKLRKLFGGKSVILVKDGKFIKENLKNEKLTINDVLEDLRSGGNYDLSKIGFAILERSGKIAVIPKNNENEKVYLPTSIIIDGEIVKEGLKYINRNNDWLMKQLKENKIKSPKDVLYAYTDSNGTFKYQLETK, encoded by the coding sequence TAATGTTTTTTACAATGAAGATGATGGGAAAAAGATATATAGCACAATTAGAACCCTATGAATTTGTCGTTTCCATAATGATTGCAGAACTTGCAACCCTTCCTCTCGAGGATGTATCAATTCCTCTTTTGTATGGGATTATTTGTATTTTCACAATATTATTTATTGAATTTATTATTTCTCAAATTCAACTTAAAAATATAAAACTCAGAAAATTATTTGGTGGTAAATCTGTTATTTTAGTCAAAGATGGCAAATTTATCAAAGAAAATTTGAAAAATGAAAAACTAACAATAAATGACGTATTAGAAGACTTAAGATCTGGTGGAAATTATGATCTATCTAAAATAGGTTTTGCTATACTAGAACGTAGTGGAAAAATAGCAGTTATACCAAAAAATAATGAAAATGAAAAAGTATATCTCCCAACCTCCATAATAATAGATGGAGAAATTGTGAAGGAAGGACTTAAATACATAAATAGAAATAATGACTGGCTTATGAAACAACTTAAAGAAAATAAAATAAAATCTCCAAAAGATGTACTCTATGCATATACAGACTCTAATGGTACATTTAAATACCAATTAGAAACAAAATAA